A region of Salmo salar chromosome ssa17, Ssal_v3.1, whole genome shotgun sequence DNA encodes the following proteins:
- the LOC106575839 gene encoding ly6/PLAUR domain-containing protein 6 — protein sequence MMEAWPAAWVLLLTLIADWLEAAQSRDFTLKDIILLHPSTTPHPGGFKCFTCKDAPDNYECNRWAPDVYCPRETRYCYTLHVMDVQGNTVSVTKRCVALVHCLSTGCTQDNHEGYKVCTVCCEGNICNMQLPRNKTDAIFSTTSLLHSSNGLLTHYWLLTGCLSSTVISVMLSNSL from the exons ATGATGGAGGCCTGGCCAGCAGCCTGGGTCCTACTTTTAACGCTAATCGCTGATTGGCTGGAAGCGGCTCAATCACGGGACTTCACTCTGAAGGACATCATCCTCCTCCATCCATCAA CCACACCTCATCCTGGAGGGTTCAAGTGCTTCACATGTAAAGATGCACCAGACAACTACGAATGCAATCGCTGGGCTCCGGACGTATACTGCCCACGAG aGACCAGGTACTGCTACACCCTCCATGTGATGGACGTCCAGGGGAACACTGTGTCTGTGACCAAACGCTGCGTGGCCCTGGTCCACTGTCTGTCTACAGGCTGCACCCAGGACAACCATGAAGGATACAAG GTCTGCACTGTTTGCTGTGAAGGAAACATCTGTAACATGCAGTTGCCAAGAAACAAGACAGATGCCATCTTttccaccacctctctcctccacagCAGTAACGGTCTACTCACACACTACTGGCTGCTCACTGGCTGTCTGAGCTCTACCGTCATCAGCGTCATGCTTTCCAACAGTCTATGA
- the LOC100194579 gene encoding mammary gland protein-like — MTSVLCGRARLVITQSSGRQALSALRVGWIRTFSAAGSDEPYFVVSRGDSDSGPRTVWPDENMGPFGPQDQRFQLPGNSGFDFHLEGMADQRIKGPVHRTVPDVLTAATSSERHEFVMAQFVSEFQVKSVHMLSMSVRKAEHYFDQPNVNCSIQTCPELLKKEFESYFPSAPASAITVVTVKHTRCEVIDNEVIDREQLLHKFVSGAKEICFALWTAGFWADFIDPSSGSAFFGSHSNHPLLKEEEWSHLGFHIEASGSCTVIRHVLRGTPTFVGTVFTTAPANSHVMERLQGQSSAFEDGD; from the exons ATGACTAGT GTGCTGTGTGGGCGAGCCCGGCTGGTGATAACCCAGTCGTCAGGGCGTCAGGCCTTATCTGCACTCCGGGTGGGCTGGATACGAACCTTCTCAGCTGCTGGTTCTGATGAGCCTTATTTTGTCGTGTCACGGGGGGACTCAGACTCAG GCCCTAGGACAGTATGGCCTGATGAAAACATGGGACCATTTGGCCCCCAGGACCAGCGGTTCCAGTTGCCAGGTAACTCAGGCTTTGACTTTCACCTGGAAGGCATGGCAGACCAGAGGATTAAAGGCCCAGTCCACCGGACGGTACCTGACGTTCTGACTGCTGCTACTAGCAGTGAGAGACATGAGTTTGTAATGGCCCAGTTTGTCAGCGAGTTTCAG GTCAAAAGTGTTCACATGTTATCGATGAGCGTCCGCAAGGCAGAGCACTACTTTGATCAGCCCAATGTGAACTGTTCTATACAGACCTGTCCTGAGCTGCTGAAGAAAG AGTTTGAATCCTATTTCCCCTCGGCCCCAGCCAGCGCCATCACTGTTGTCACGGTGAAACACACCAGATGTGAGGTGATCGACAACGAAGTGATCGACAGAGAACAGCTACTTCACAAA TTTGTTAGTGGTGCTAAGGAAATCTGCTTTGCTCTGTGGACAGCTGGCTTCTGGGCTGACTTCATTGACCCCTCATCAGGATCAGCT TTCTTTGGATCTCACTCCAACCACCCACTACTCAAAGAGGAGGAGTGGAGCCATCTAGGTTTCCATATCGAGGCCTCTGGATCCTGCACAGTTATCCGTCACGTCCTGAGGGGAACACCTACGTTTGTTGGAACTGTTTTCACTACCGCACCTGCTAACAGTCATGTCATGGAAAGACTTCAAGGCCAGTCAAGTGCATTTGAAGACGGGGACTAG